In one window of Paraflavitalea soli DNA:
- a CDS encoding glucosidase family protein, protein MNRNFSFRQCLLAGAGLLLAQAVTAQNTPQQDRWAIQPDGSILWTVNGRLPHQDHIEMSGEKVSYWVQYGVDNNGKLSLNRTMVFPTFRLLPQRTIASMTYNVTDYDLPRFLINDKLFKAGVYNAAVAEDMPEQVTSIRHKGIMEVQSLIGKNKDLLLKRTLFPSVDKPIALEKWVFVNTAKQPVKIEMEYLQRFVKPAAERTTPAQHSFVVSTIGEGLKTVAPGDSVVFGLSYQAVRAAAQPAVANLLAEEQGRRQRVAGILSLLQLETPDEMLNTAFAFAKIRATESIYLTKGGYLHGPGGLRYYAAIWANDQAEYINPFFAFLGDEVGNKSAMNAYRWFAHYMNPDYKPIPSSIIAEGDGVWHGAKDRGDMAMIAYGAGRYALANGNADSARVLWPLIEWCLEYCRLQLNEQGVVRSNSDELEGRFPAGKANLNTSILYYDALRSAAMLGKQLSMPKAQLAKYEQEAKAMRTNIDKYFGATVEGFNTYRYYEGNDTLRAWICSPLIVDIFDRKEGTVAALFSPRLWTEDGLASLAGNKTFWDRSTLYALRGVFAAGETQKAFDYLQYYSRRRLLGEHVPYAVEAYPEGNQRHLSAESGLYCRIYTEGMFGMRPTGLNSFDCTPHLPAAWNKMALRGVRAFGALFDIEVLRAAGGKLDILITKDGQTKKYTVKEGASQRITI, encoded by the coding sequence ATGAATAGGAACTTTTCTTTCAGACAATGTTTACTCGCAGGCGCCGGCCTGTTGTTAGCACAGGCAGTAACCGCACAAAATACTCCCCAGCAGGATCGTTGGGCTATCCAGCCGGATGGCAGTATCCTATGGACCGTCAATGGCCGGCTGCCCCACCAGGATCATATTGAAATGAGTGGAGAGAAGGTTTCTTATTGGGTGCAATATGGCGTGGACAACAATGGTAAGTTGTCGTTGAACCGCACCATGGTATTTCCCACTTTCCGCTTATTGCCGCAGCGTACCATCGCCAGCATGACCTATAATGTAACCGATTACGACCTGCCGCGTTTTCTCATCAATGATAAATTATTCAAAGCAGGGGTGTACAATGCCGCCGTGGCCGAAGACATGCCCGAGCAGGTGACCAGCATACGCCACAAGGGCATTATGGAAGTGCAGAGCCTGATCGGCAAGAACAAAGACCTCTTGCTTAAAAGGACCTTATTCCCTTCGGTAGATAAACCGATTGCCCTGGAGAAATGGGTGTTTGTCAATACAGCCAAACAGCCCGTGAAAATTGAAATGGAGTACCTGCAGCGTTTCGTAAAGCCTGCGGCCGAGCGTACCACCCCGGCACAGCACAGCTTTGTGGTATCTACCATCGGTGAGGGATTGAAAACAGTAGCGCCTGGCGACTCCGTGGTGTTTGGCCTCAGTTACCAGGCTGTACGGGCAGCAGCACAGCCAGCTGTCGCCAACCTGTTGGCCGAAGAGCAGGGGAGGAGACAAAGAGTTGCCGGCATTTTATCCTTACTCCAACTGGAAACACCCGATGAAATGTTGAACACCGCTTTTGCCTTTGCTAAAATACGCGCTACCGAAAGTATCTACCTGACCAAAGGCGGTTACCTGCATGGTCCCGGCGGCTTGCGCTATTATGCCGCTATCTGGGCCAATGACCAGGCGGAATACATCAATCCGTTCTTTGCTTTCCTGGGCGATGAAGTAGGTAACAAGTCCGCTATGAATGCCTACCGGTGGTTTGCCCATTATATGAACCCGGACTATAAACCCATCCCCAGTTCTATTATAGCAGAAGGCGATGGCGTATGGCATGGAGCAAAGGATCGCGGCGATATGGCGATGATCGCTTATGGCGCCGGCCGTTATGCACTGGCCAATGGCAATGCCGATTCAGCCCGTGTATTATGGCCCCTCATCGAATGGTGCCTGGAGTATTGCCGCCTGCAGCTCAATGAGCAGGGCGTGGTAAGGTCCAACAGCGATGAACTGGAAGGCCGTTTCCCCGCTGGCAAGGCCAACCTCAACACCAGCATTTTGTATTATGATGCCTTGCGCTCTGCCGCCATGTTAGGTAAACAATTGTCCATGCCCAAAGCACAGCTGGCAAAGTATGAGCAGGAAGCCAAAGCCATGCGCACCAATATTGATAAGTATTTTGGCGCTACCGTGGAAGGATTCAATACCTATCGTTATTATGAAGGCAATGATACCCTGCGTGCCTGGATCTGTTCACCCCTCATCGTTGATATATTCGATCGCAAGGAAGGTACAGTAGCAGCTTTGTTTTCTCCACGCCTGTGGACAGAAGACGGATTGGCCTCACTGGCAGGCAATAAAACTTTCTGGGATCGCTCTACCCTCTATGCACTGCGTGGCGTATTTGCTGCCGGCGAGACGCAGAAAGCATTTGACTACCTGCAATACTATTCCCGCCGCCGCTTGCTGGGCGAGCATGTGCCCTATGCGGTAGAAGCTTATCCCGAAGGCAATCAACGCCACCTGTCTGCAGAAAGTGGTCTTTACTGCCGCATCTACACCGAAGGCATGTTTGGCATGCGTCCCACTGGTCTAAACAGTTTTGATTGCACACCACACCTGCCCGCCGCCTGGAATAAGATGGCCCTGCGTGGCGTGCGTGCATTTGGTGCTTTGTTTGATATCGAGGTATTGCGTGCTGCCGGTGGTAAGCTGGATATCCTCATCACCAAAGATGGACAGACTAAGAAATATACCGTGAAGGAAGGCGCTAGCCAGCGTATCACCATCTGA